The proteins below are encoded in one region of Sander lucioperca isolate FBNREF2018 chromosome 11, SLUC_FBN_1.2, whole genome shotgun sequence:
- the LOC116063369 gene encoding granzyme B(G,H)-like, whose translation MQTTHPNTRKHLKTDAVSDVSHCFSGAELDCDLTMSIHCELLILILALTLDGQVHTGEIIGGKEAVPHSRPYMVLLERHMQDGKTIHCGGFLLNEDFVMTAAHCQASSYTVLLGVHNIHKSNGVQRISVEQAFPRKDYNETDFNNDIMLLKLSSKAKFSENVRPIALPGQDVGSLPKSCITSGWGKTDKNHNYMSVVLMEVNVTLIESKQCPTNNTYCSEGVTGPDKGDSGGPLVCEDGKAYGVVSHIFQPHSGGPEIKCFAKIPDYRSWIELTLTNA comes from the exons ATGCAGACTACCCACCCTAACACAaggaagcatttaaagactgaCGCTGTCAGTGATGTGAGCCACTGCTTTTCAGGAGCTGAGCTGGACTGTGATCTCaccatgtctatccactgtgaACTGCTAATACTGATACTTGCTCTGACTCTTGATGGTCAAG ttcATACAGGGGAAATCATTGGAGGTAAGGAGGCTGTGCCACATAGCAGACCCTACATGGTGCTTTTGGAGCGGCACATGCAGGATGGTAAAACAATACACTGCGGTGGCTTCCTTCTGAATGAGGATTTTGTGATGACTGCAGCCCACTGCCAAGCCAG TTCCTACACAGTCTTACTAGGAGTTCACAATATCCATAAGAGTAATGGAGTACAGCGTATATCTGTGGAGCAAGCATTTCCACGTAAAGACTACAATGAAACTGATTTCAACaatgacataatgcttcttAAG TTGAGCTCCAAGGCAAAATTTAGCGAAAATGTGAGACCCATTGCTCTGCCAGGCCAAGATGTTGGCTCTCTGCCAAAATCATGTATAACGTCCGGCTGGGGAAAAACAGACAAGAATCACAATTATATGTCTGTTGTACTCATGGAAGTCAATGTAACACTGATTGAAAGTAAGCAGTGTCCTACTAACAACACGTACTGCTCTGAGGGAGTAACTGGACCTGATAAG GGAGATTCTGGAGGTCCACTGGTCTGTGAAGATGGGAAGGCGTACGGTGTGGTATCCCACATCTTCCAACCACACTCAGGTGGCCCGGAAATCAAATGTTTCGCTAAGATTCCTGACTACAGAAGCTGGATTGAATTGACCTTGACAAATGCATGA
- the LOC118496212 gene encoding granzyme B(G,H)-like: protein MSIHCELLILILALTLGIQGKLIGGKEAVPHSRPYMVLLERHMQDGKTKYCGGFLLNEDFVMTAAHCQASSYTVLLGVHNIHNSNGVQRISVEQAFPHEDYSETNFNNDIMLLKLSSKAKFSASVRPIALAGQGDGSLPKSCIVSGWGKTDKTINYMSVVLVEVSVTLIDSKQCPSNKVYCSEGETGPDKGDSGIPLVCEDGKVYGLSSHIFLPHSGGPEIKVYTKIPDYRSWIDSTMENALKSLDTCKIWLIKP, encoded by the exons atgtctatccactgtgaACTGCTAATACTGATACTTGCTCTGACTCTTGGTATTCAAGGTAAGTTA attggAGGTAAGGAGGCTGTGCCACATAGCAGACCCTACATGGTGCTTTTGGAGCGGCACATGCAGGATGGTAAAACAAAATACTGCGGTGGCTTCCTTCTGAATGAGGATTTTGTGATGACTGCAGCCCACTGCCAAGCCAG TTCCTACACAGTCTTACTAGGAGTTCACAATATCCATAACAGTAATGGAGTACAGCGTATATCTGTGGAACAAGCATTTCCACATGAAGACTACAGTGAAACCAATTTCAACaatgacataatgcttcttAAG TTGAGCTCCAAGGCAAAATTCAGCGCAAGTGTGAGACCCATTGCTCTCGCAGGCCAAGGTGATGGCTCTCTGCCAAAATCATGTATAGTCTCCGGCTGGGGAAAAACAGACAAGACTATAAATTATATGTCTGTTGTACTCGTGGAAGTCAGTGTAACACTGATTGACAGTAAGCAGTGTCCTTCTAACAAAGTGTACTGCTCTGAGGGAGAAACTGGACCTGATAAG GGAGATTCTGGTATTCCACTGGTCTGTGAAGATGGAAAGGTGTACGGGTTGTCGTCCCACATCTTCCTCCCGCACTCAGGTGGCCCGGAAATTAAAGTTTATACCAAAATTCCTGACTACAGAAGCTGGATCGATTCAACCATGGAAAATGCATTGAAAAGCTTGGATACATGTAAGATTTGGTTGATAAAACCATAA
- the LOC118492925 gene encoding granzyme B(G,H)-like: protein MVLLERHMQDGKTKYCGGFLLNEDFVMTAAHCKASSYTVLLGVHNISNSNGVQRISVEQTFPHEDYNETDFNNDIMLLKLSSKAKFRANVRPIALAGQDVGSLPKSCIVSGWGKTNKTISYMSVLMEVNVTLIDSKQCPTNNMYCSKGETGLNKVRIFVTKWTNKFVEAITAYCVCTSREILVFHSSVKMERCTGWGPTSSSQTQVARKLTVLPKFLTTEAGLIQPSKMH, encoded by the exons ATGGTGCTTTTGGAGCGGCACATGCAGGATGGTAAAACAAAATACTGCGGTGGCTTCCTTCTGAATGAGGATTTTGTGATGACTGCAGCCCACTGCAAAGCCAG TTCCTACACAGTCTTACTAGGAGTTCACAATATCAGTAACAGTAATGGAGTACAGCGTATATCTGTGGAGCAAACATTTCCACATGAAGACTACAATGAAACCGATTTCAACaatgacataatgcttcttaag TTGAGCTCCAAGGCAAAATTCAGAGCAAATGTGAGACCCATTGCTCTCGCAGGCCAAGATGTTGGCTCCCTGCCAAAATCATGTATAGTCTCCGGCTggggaaaaacaaacaagactATAAGTTATATGTCTGTACTCATGGAAGTCAATGTAACACTGATTGACAGTAAGCAGTGTCCTACTAACAACATGTATTGCTCTAAGGGAGAAACTGGACTTAATAAGGTACGTATTTTTGTAACAAAATGGACAAACAAGTTTGTTGAAGCAATCACTGCATACTGTGTATGTACTTCCAGGGAGATTCTGGTATTCCACTCGTCTGTGAAAATGGAAAGGTGTACGGGTTGGGGTCCCACATCTTCCTCCCAGACTCAGGTGGCCCGAAAATTAACTGTTTTACCAAAATTCCTGACAACAGAAGCTGGATTGATTCAACCATCGAAAATGCATTAA